The genomic region TGCCGAGCGTGCCGAGTTCTTCGACTTCAAGGCCCGGGTGTTCGCCACGCTCGCGGACCGGGACGACAACCCGGACGCGGTCAAGGCCGCTGCCCGTGCCCGCGCCGACCGTGACCGGATCCTGGCCCGGATCGAAGACGCGATGGGCGGTGACCGGTGATGGCGAAGATCGGTGCTGCTCAGACTCCTCCGACGCTGCCGACCCCGGCTCAGGGCGTGCGGTGGACGACCCCGATCGTGGAAACCCCGGGCATCGTCGTCCTGGCCTCCTGGATCTGGAGGCTGGTCCGGTTCCTGGTCACGCTACCGTTCCGCTTCCCCGTGATGGTCGCCTGCCTCGCAGCATCGTTCGCCGCGTGGTGGTGGCTGGGCTGGCCCGGCCTGGCCGGACTGTGGACGACGGCTCTCGTGGTCTCGCTGGTGTGGTGGCGGACCTGGCCCGACTCGTACCGGTACTGCGTCACCCTGCGCTTGTTGGCGTGGTGGCGGCACGTGTTCGTCTACCGCCGTCACTGGCAACCGGTGTTGGTGATCTCCGGTCTGGCCGAGTCCTACCAGGAACGCCGCTACCTTCCTCGGATTCGTCGCGTCATGTGCGACATCTGGGCCGATCGTGTCCGAGTCTCCCTCGTGGCGGGCACTTCTCCTGCGGACTTCGAGACGCGGGTGGCCGAGCTGGCGCACGGGTTCGCCGCGCCCTCGTGCCGGGTGATCGTGAACCGGCCGAGGGACATCACCTTGGAGTTCCCCCGTCGCGACACCCTGGCCGAACCCTTTGACGCCCTTCCGACCCCCGACGCCCCGGAACTGGACGCGCTCCACGTGGGCCAGAGAGAAGACGGCTCTCCGTGGCGGCTGCGCCTGCACGG from Nocardiopsis aegyptia harbors:
- a CDS encoding FtsK/SpoIIIE domain-containing protein, encoding MAKIGAAQTPPTLPTPAQGVRWTTPIVETPGIVVLASWIWRLVRFLVTLPFRFPVMVACLAASFAAWWWLGWPGLAGLWTTALVVSLVWWRTWPDSYRYCVTLRLLAWWRHVFVYRRHWQPVLVISGLAESYQERRYLPRIRRVMCDIWADRVRVSLVAGTSPADFETRVAELAHGFAAPSCRVIVNRPRDITLEFPRRDTLAEPFDALPTPDAPELDALHVGQREDGSPWRLRLHGTHVLVAGVTGSGKGSVIWSAVRAMLPAIDSGTAQVWAIDPKRMELAYGRDLFAHYADDGESAVALLELAVAQMQDRARRYAGKRRSHTPTTEDPFVLVVLDEVAFLTAYHPDRDIRKRSENAIATLTSQGRSVGFSVLAALQDPRKEVMNLRNLFPDKVALRLDEASQVDMILGEGARDRGANAHLIDPTFPGVGYVRMETSPAPVRVRAAYVSDDDITAMTDVYAASDEEVGR